The Lycium barbarum isolate Lr01 chromosome 11, ASM1917538v2, whole genome shotgun sequence genome contains the following window.
CATCAGCCCAATGGCTTTGAAGGTATTGCAAGAGAACACATCAAAGTCAATGAAGTGTACTCTTGAATGGAATGGTGAATATGGCTTTGAAGTCAAGGACAACTGGGGTAATAAATTCATAGTAAATCTGAACAGCAATACTTGCACTTGTAGATCTTGGATGTTGAAAGGTATTCCCTGCTGTCATGCCATAGTTGCACTTCATTTTAGAAAATTAGAACCTATTGACTATGTTGCACATTGGTACACTAAGGACACTTACCTCAAAACATACAACTCATTCATTCAACCTGTTACTAATGTGGCGATGTGGCCAAAGTCAACCAATTCTTCTATTCTCCCACCTGAGATTAAAAAGCTGTCAGGTAGGCCAAGGAAGTGTAGAAGCAAGGAGCAGACAAAAAACAAGACAAAGAAGCTGTCAAAAAGAGGTGTTGAAATGACCTGCAGCTTGTGCCATGCAAAGGGTCACAATAAGAAGGGTTGTCCTATGAATCCACAATCTGTGAGAGGCAAAGGAAGGGCAAGGGGGAGAGGGAGAAGTACCAGTTCAACAAGGTCAAGTGTTGGTTCTTCTACAGTACCAAGTAATTCCCA
Protein-coding sequences here:
- the LOC132620074 gene encoding uncharacterized protein LOC132620074, with product MQKALDIAIKDMLPNAEQRMCARHIGGPRSTFKYLSCCDSVDNNMAESFNSWIVGPRHKTIITMLEEIRVKMMRRVGQLREFSETWITNISPMALKVLQENTSKSMKCTLEWNGEYGFEVKDNWGNKFIVNLNSNTCTCRSWMLKGIPCCHAIVALHFRKLEPIDYVAHWYTKDTYLKTYNSFIQPVTNVAMWPKSTNSSILPPEIKKLSGRPRKCRSKEQTKNKTKKLSKRGVEMTCSLCHAKGHNKKGCPMNPQSVRGKGRARGRGRSTSSTRSSVGSSTVPSNSQPSRGRGRPRGSAKQLLE